One Micromonospora sp. WMMD812 genomic window carries:
- a CDS encoding carbohydrate ABC transporter permease: MAQDSGTRTLISHAQLRRGRGKVIYWTLLAVVVLGFTLVFLGPLYWMVTGALKSGQEIAQTPPSLFPQDPQWQNYVDAWNNLDLAKLLFNTFYYATGAVLFQLVFDTAAAYSLSKLRPIFGNVILGLMLATLMIPAMVLIVPQYVTVIDLPILHINLLDSPFAIWLPLVANAFNIFLLKRFFDSIPEDLMAAALMDGATPLRTLWSIILPMSRPILGVVSIFAVTAVWKDFLWPKLVMPSPETRTVSVGIYAFSGGTPMNVVVAASVIAAIPTVIVFLIFQRNIMSGLTTGSLKG, translated from the coding sequence ATGGCACAGGACTCCGGGACCCGGACCCTCATCTCCCACGCCCAGCTCCGGCGGGGGCGCGGCAAGGTGATCTACTGGACGCTGCTCGCCGTCGTCGTGCTGGGGTTCACGCTCGTCTTCCTCGGGCCGCTCTACTGGATGGTCACCGGCGCGCTCAAGTCCGGCCAGGAGATCGCGCAGACCCCGCCGTCGCTGTTTCCGCAGGATCCGCAGTGGCAGAACTACGTCGACGCGTGGAACAACCTGGACCTCGCCAAGCTGCTGTTCAACACCTTCTACTACGCGACCGGCGCGGTGCTGTTCCAACTCGTGTTCGACACCGCCGCGGCGTACTCCCTGTCGAAGCTCCGACCGATCTTCGGCAACGTGATCCTCGGCCTGATGCTGGCGACGTTGATGATTCCGGCGATGGTCCTCATCGTCCCGCAGTACGTGACCGTGATCGACCTGCCGATCCTGCACATCAACCTGCTCGACTCGCCGTTCGCGATCTGGCTGCCCCTGGTCGCCAACGCGTTCAACATCTTCCTGCTGAAGCGGTTCTTCGACTCGATCCCGGAGGACCTGATGGCGGCGGCCCTCATGGACGGGGCGACGCCGCTGCGGACGCTCTGGTCGATCATCCTGCCGATGTCGCGCCCCATCCTCGGCGTGGTCTCGATCTTCGCCGTGACGGCGGTCTGGAAGGACTTCCTCTGGCCGAAGCTGGTCATGCCGTCGCCCGAGACCCGGACGGTCAGCGTCGGCATCTACGCCTTCTCCGGTGGCACGCCGATGAACGTGGTGGTCGCCGCGTCGGTGATCGCCGCGATCCCGACCGTGATCGTCTTCCTGATCTTCCAGCGCAACATCATGTCCGGCCTGACCACCGGCAGCCTCAAGGGATGA
- a CDS encoding sugar ABC transporter permease: MAITTAPGSVREAGRPASPAGPQRTSLGRKVRDNLTGHAFLIGAVLCFVVFSWYPMVRGIVMSFQRTRRGETTWVGWDNYLRIIDDPSFWTAWKNTFYFTVLALVLGYAVPFFVAILLNEFRHAKGYLRILVYLPVMLPPASALFLFKFYAYDPSEAGLFNAILKALHLPTSQWMQSPEMTMPAMVIASTWMNMGSAVLIYLAALQNIPGELYEAAELDGAGIWRRIRHVTIPQTRLILALLAMLQIVATMQLFIEPLILANGAGAEDSATSVAYLIYQHGFFQNDLNGAAALGVIMLVVLAGFSAVYVRLTAKQD; encoded by the coding sequence TTGGCGATCACCACCGCCCCGGGGAGCGTCAGAGAAGCGGGTCGCCCCGCCTCCCCGGCCGGGCCGCAGCGTACGAGCCTCGGCCGCAAGGTACGGGACAACCTCACCGGGCACGCGTTCCTGATCGGTGCCGTGCTCTGCTTCGTCGTCTTCTCCTGGTACCCGATGGTCCGCGGCATCGTCATGAGCTTCCAGCGGACCCGGCGCGGCGAGACCACCTGGGTGGGCTGGGACAACTACCTCCGGATCATCGACGACCCCAGCTTCTGGACCGCCTGGAAGAACACGTTCTACTTCACGGTCCTCGCCCTCGTCCTCGGCTACGCGGTGCCGTTCTTCGTGGCGATCCTGCTGAACGAGTTCCGCCACGCCAAGGGTTACCTGCGGATCCTGGTCTACCTGCCGGTGATGCTGCCGCCGGCCTCGGCGCTCTTCCTCTTCAAGTTCTACGCGTACGACCCCAGCGAGGCGGGACTCTTCAACGCGATCCTCAAGGCGCTGCACCTGCCGACCTCGCAGTGGATGCAGTCCCCCGAGATGACGATGCCGGCGATGGTGATCGCGTCGACCTGGATGAACATGGGCAGCGCGGTGCTGATCTACCTGGCGGCGCTGCAGAACATCCCCGGTGAGCTCTACGAAGCGGCCGAGCTGGACGGCGCCGGGATCTGGCGGCGGATCCGACACGTGACCATCCCGCAGACCCGGCTGATCCTCGCGCTCCTGGCCATGCTGCAGATCGTCGCCACGATGCAGCTCTTCATCGAGCCCCTGATCCTCGCCAACGGCGCGGGTGCGGAGGACTCGGCGACCTCGGTCGCGTACCTCATCTACCAGCACGGATTCTTCCAGAACGACCTCAACGGCGCCGCCGCGCTCGGCGTGATCATGCTCGTGGTGCTGGCCGGCTTCTCCGCCGTCTACGTGCGGCTGACCGCGAAACAGGACTAG
- a CDS encoding glycoside hydrolase family 13 protein: MSTADDSPWWRGAVIYQVYPRSFADGNGDGIGDIAGIRSRLDHLAALGVDAIWFSPWYPSPMADAGYDVADYRDIDPVFGTLAEAEALIAEAHALGIRTIVDVVPNHCSDAHPWFQAALAGGPDAPERELFWFRPGRGPDGSQKPTDWVSPFAGDTWTRTTNPDGTPGDWYLHLFAPEQPDFNWDHPRVRAEFEDILRFWFDRGVDGIRIDSAAMLAKDPTLPEAPPDGPSPFVDVEAVHEIYRSWRRIADGYPGQRALIGEVWLPDHQRFANYLRPDELHAAFNFDFLGCAWDADALRTCIDTTLAAHSLVNAPATWVLSNHDVTRHVTRYGREDTTFSFLAKREGTPTDLELGTRRARAAALLSLSLPGAAYVYQGEELGLWEVEDIPRELRQDPMFFRSGGVDPGRDGCRVPLPWTGEAPPYGFSPDDATAAPWLPQPADWKDRTARAQTGDGRSMLELYRSAIAVRRADPALGDGEMTWLPAPEGVLAYHRSPGFTCLVNLSSVAVPLPPHAERLLASGPLDDDLLPPDTAVWLRTAEPTDVDVSTT, translated from the coding sequence GTGTCCACAGCAGACGACAGTCCGTGGTGGCGTGGAGCGGTGATCTACCAGGTGTATCCGCGTAGCTTCGCCGACGGCAACGGCGACGGGATCGGCGACATCGCCGGCATCCGGTCCCGGCTGGACCACCTGGCGGCGCTGGGAGTTGACGCGATCTGGTTCAGCCCCTGGTACCCCTCCCCGATGGCCGACGCCGGCTACGACGTGGCCGACTACCGCGACATCGACCCGGTCTTCGGTACGCTGGCCGAGGCGGAGGCGCTGATCGCCGAGGCGCACGCGCTCGGCATCAGGACCATCGTCGACGTGGTGCCCAACCACTGCTCCGACGCGCACCCCTGGTTCCAGGCGGCGCTGGCCGGCGGCCCGGACGCGCCCGAGCGGGAACTGTTCTGGTTCCGTCCCGGCCGTGGCCCGGACGGATCGCAGAAGCCCACCGACTGGGTATCGCCGTTCGCCGGCGACACCTGGACCCGGACGACCAACCCGGACGGCACGCCGGGTGACTGGTACCTGCACCTCTTCGCCCCCGAGCAGCCCGACTTCAACTGGGACCACCCCCGGGTGCGCGCCGAGTTCGAGGACATCCTGCGGTTCTGGTTCGACCGGGGTGTGGACGGCATCCGGATCGACTCCGCGGCGATGCTCGCCAAGGACCCGACGCTGCCCGAGGCGCCGCCGGACGGCCCGAGCCCGTTCGTCGACGTGGAGGCGGTGCACGAGATCTACCGGAGTTGGCGGCGGATCGCCGACGGCTATCCCGGCCAGCGGGCCCTGATCGGCGAGGTGTGGCTGCCCGACCACCAGCGCTTCGCCAACTACCTGCGCCCGGACGAACTGCACGCGGCGTTCAACTTCGACTTCCTCGGCTGCGCCTGGGACGCCGACGCGTTGCGCACCTGCATCGACACCACGCTTGCCGCGCACAGCCTGGTCAACGCCCCGGCCACCTGGGTGCTCTCGAACCACGACGTCACCCGGCACGTCACCCGCTACGGCCGGGAGGACACCACCTTCAGCTTCCTGGCCAAGCGCGAGGGCACCCCCACCGACCTGGAGCTGGGCACCCGCCGGGCCCGGGCCGCCGCGCTGCTCTCCCTCTCCCTGCCCGGCGCCGCGTACGTCTACCAGGGCGAGGAGTTGGGCCTCTGGGAGGTCGAGGACATCCCGCGCGAACTGCGGCAGGACCCGATGTTCTTCCGCTCCGGCGGGGTCGACCCCGGCCGGGACGGCTGCCGCGTCCCGCTTCCCTGGACCGGCGAGGCGCCGCCGTACGGCTTCAGCCCCGACGACGCGACGGCTGCCCCCTGGCTGCCGCAGCCCGCCGACTGGAAGGACCGCACGGCCCGCGCCCAGACCGGCGACGGCCGTTCGATGCTGGAGCTGTACCGGTCTGCGATCGCCGTCCGCCGGGCCGACCCCGCGCTTGGCGACGGTGAGATGACCTGGCTGCCCGCCCCGGAGGGCGTGCTCGCCTACCACCGCTCGCCCGGCTTCACCTGCCTGGTCAACCTGTCGAGCGTGGCGGTGCCGCTGCCGCCGCACGCCGAGCGGCTGCTCGCCAGCGGGCCGCTCGACGACGACCTGCTCCCGCCGGACACCGCCGTCTGGCTGCGTACCGCCGAACCGACGGACGTCGACGTCTCCACCACCTGA
- a CDS encoding extracellular solute-binding protein → MSVPQYRKAAALALVAGLGLSLMACSTKSDDSSNEAGGKVTITVDCQPVGSQKELLKNWNDDVVEFQRQNPDIVIKSVSVGEQCNNPPDFTARLSGGTVTDVFYGYMTDLQQVLDSGQAMDITEFANKDSVPTWDSVDPALKQVFTDNGKLYAVPVKNYSMGLVYNKVLFQQAGLDVNNPPKTWAEVRDAAKKISALGNGIAGYSEYSAGNTGGWHFTSLLYSQGGQVLTPDGKKADFNNAMGKQVLQNLKDMRYGDNSMGSRQLLQWGDLLTNAAAGKVGMFIGAPDATQAIVSQFQGKFQDWAMGPLPGQDGPAKATLGGGEGYFFKKGLTPEQVKAGLKWIAYQKLTPGKGQFDYVRAKPQNYPVGLPQPLLFANGSDAQKQELELRKANANVDTANFAIFEANPITIKGEPRNAQAIYAVLDAAMSGVLTNPNANIDALLKTAEDKVNQLLAAES, encoded by the coding sequence ATGTCCGTACCGCAGTACCGGAAGGCTGCGGCGCTAGCGCTCGTGGCCGGCCTGGGGCTCAGCCTTATGGCGTGCTCCACGAAGAGCGACGACTCGTCGAACGAGGCAGGCGGCAAGGTCACCATCACCGTCGACTGCCAGCCGGTCGGCTCCCAGAAAGAGCTGCTGAAGAACTGGAACGACGACGTCGTCGAGTTCCAGCGGCAGAACCCCGACATCGTCATCAAGAGCGTCAGCGTCGGCGAGCAGTGCAACAACCCGCCGGACTTCACCGCGCGCCTCTCCGGCGGCACGGTGACCGACGTGTTCTACGGGTACATGACCGATCTCCAGCAGGTGCTCGACTCCGGTCAGGCGATGGACATCACCGAGTTCGCCAACAAGGACTCCGTCCCGACCTGGGACAGCGTCGACCCGGCGCTCAAGCAGGTCTTCACCGACAACGGCAAGCTCTACGCCGTCCCGGTGAAGAACTACTCGATGGGCCTGGTCTACAACAAGGTGCTGTTCCAGCAGGCGGGGCTCGACGTGAACAACCCGCCCAAGACCTGGGCCGAGGTCCGGGACGCCGCCAAGAAGATCTCCGCGCTCGGCAACGGGATCGCCGGCTACTCGGAGTACAGCGCCGGCAACACCGGAGGTTGGCACTTCACCTCCCTGCTCTACTCGCAGGGTGGCCAGGTGCTGACCCCGGACGGCAAGAAGGCCGACTTCAACAACGCGATGGGCAAGCAGGTCCTGCAGAACCTCAAGGACATGCGGTACGGCGACAACAGCATGGGCAGCCGCCAGCTGCTCCAGTGGGGTGACCTGCTGACCAACGCCGCCGCGGGCAAGGTCGGCATGTTCATCGGCGCGCCGGACGCCACCCAGGCGATCGTCAGCCAGTTCCAGGGCAAGTTCCAGGACTGGGCGATGGGCCCGCTGCCCGGCCAGGACGGCCCGGCGAAGGCGACGCTCGGTGGCGGCGAGGGCTACTTCTTCAAGAAGGGCCTCACCCCCGAGCAGGTCAAGGCCGGTCTGAAGTGGATCGCGTACCAGAAGCTGACGCCGGGCAAGGGCCAGTTCGACTACGTCCGGGCCAAGCCGCAGAACTACCCGGTCGGCCTGCCCCAGCCGCTGCTCTTCGCCAACGGCAGCGACGCGCAGAAGCAGGAGCTCGAGCTGCGCAAGGCGAACGCGAACGTCGACACCGCCAACTTCGCGATCTTCGAGGCGAACCCGATCACGATCAAGGGTGAGCCGCGCAACGCGCAGGCGATCTACGCGGTGCTCGACGCGGCGATGTCCGGGGTGTTGACGAACCCGAACGCGAACATCGACGCGCTCCTCAAGACGGCCGAGGACAAGGTCAACCAGCTCCTCGCGGCCGAGAGCTGA
- a CDS encoding NAD(P)/FAD-dependent oxidoreductase, producing the protein MEPEQVDVVVVGLGVGGEEVAGRLAEAGLSVVGIERDLVGGECPYWGCIPSKMMIRAANALAEARRVDGLAGTAEVRPDWAPVAKRIREEATDTWDDRVAVERFTGRGGRFVRGSGRLDGPGRVRVGDQVFQARYGVVLGTGSRAAVPPIDGLADTPYWTNHQAIEVEELPESLLVLGGGAIGLELSQVFARFGVRVTIVEAMDRVLAVEEPESSEVAAAALRADGVEIHTGVRAERVEHDGQRFTVRASGGAEFTAERLLVVTGRRAHLEELGLDTVGVDAGQRFLPVDDRMRVVDDIWAVGDVTGEGAFTHIAMYQAAIVIADVLDRTRHARAGADPSGAASVVGGAMGAASRLSASGSSGSAGTVPRADYRALPRVTFTDPEVGAVGLTEQQARDRGINVQVGFTKLSTSTRGWIHGVGDEGFIKLVADADQGVLIGATSAGPAGGEVLSGLVVAVHAAVPLSQLRHMIYAYPTFHRAIEDALRNLH; encoded by the coding sequence GGAGCAGGTTGACGTTGTCGTGGTCGGGCTCGGCGTCGGGGGCGAGGAGGTGGCCGGGCGGCTCGCCGAGGCCGGGCTGAGCGTCGTCGGCATCGAGCGGGACCTGGTCGGCGGGGAGTGCCCCTACTGGGGGTGCATTCCGAGCAAGATGATGATCAGGGCGGCGAACGCCCTCGCCGAGGCGCGCCGGGTCGACGGCCTCGCCGGCACCGCCGAGGTGCGGCCGGACTGGGCGCCGGTGGCCAAGCGGATCCGTGAGGAGGCGACCGACACCTGGGACGACCGGGTGGCGGTCGAGCGCTTCACCGGGCGGGGTGGCCGGTTCGTCCGGGGCAGCGGTCGGCTGGACGGGCCCGGCCGGGTCCGGGTCGGCGACCAGGTGTTCCAGGCCCGGTACGGCGTGGTGCTGGGCACCGGCAGCCGGGCGGCGGTGCCACCGATCGACGGGTTGGCCGACACCCCGTACTGGACCAACCACCAGGCGATCGAGGTCGAGGAGTTGCCGGAGTCGCTGCTGGTGCTCGGCGGTGGTGCGATCGGGCTGGAGCTGTCCCAGGTCTTCGCCCGGTTCGGGGTGCGGGTCACCATCGTCGAGGCGATGGACCGGGTGCTCGCCGTCGAGGAGCCGGAGTCGTCCGAGGTGGCCGCCGCGGCGCTGCGCGCGGACGGGGTGGAGATCCACACCGGGGTGCGGGCGGAGCGGGTCGAGCACGACGGGCAGCGGTTCACGGTCCGCGCCTCCGGCGGCGCCGAGTTCACGGCCGAGCGACTGCTGGTGGTGACGGGCCGCCGGGCTCACCTGGAGGAGTTGGGGCTGGACACCGTCGGGGTGGACGCCGGTCAGCGCTTCCTCCCGGTCGACGACCGGATGCGGGTCGTCGACGACATCTGGGCGGTGGGCGACGTGACCGGCGAGGGCGCGTTCACCCACATCGCGATGTACCAGGCGGCGATCGTGATCGCCGATGTCCTGGACCGGACCCGGCACGCGCGGGCCGGTGCGGACCCGAGCGGTGCCGCGAGCGTGGTCGGCGGCGCCATGGGCGCGGCCAGCCGGCTCAGCGCCAGCGGGTCGAGCGGCTCGGCCGGCACCGTGCCGCGCGCCGACTACCGCGCGCTGCCCCGGGTCACCTTCACCGACCCGGAGGTGGGCGCGGTGGGCCTGACCGAGCAGCAGGCCCGGGACCGGGGGATCAACGTCCAGGTGGGTTTCACCAAGCTGAGCACCTCGACCCGGGGCTGGATCCACGGCGTCGGCGACGAGGGCTTCATCAAACTCGTCGCGGACGCCGACCAGGGGGTGCTGATCGGGGCGACCTCGGCCGGGCCCGCCGGCGGCGAGGTGCTGTCCGGGCTGGTGGTCGCCGTGCACGCGGCGGTGCCGCTCAGCCAACTTCGGCACATGATCTACGCGTACCCGACCTTCCACCGGGCGATCGAGGACGCGCTGCGCAATCTCCACTGA
- a CDS encoding LacI family DNA-binding transcriptional regulator yields the protein MTKRLTEVAKKAGVSEATVSRVLNGRDGVSEATRTAVLTALDVLGYERPTKLRGERARLVGLVLPELQNPIFPALAEVVTGSLAQRGFTPALCARTIGGVSEMDYVEMLLDHQVSGVIFAGGSYALADARHDHYRRLTDRGLPVVLVNAGVDELGFPRVSTDDAVAVEQAYGHLRSLGHDRIGMVLGPEGHVPSRRKLNAMIQAAGWADDSEFVERSSFSMEGARVAATKLVERGVTGIICASDVLALGTIRAARRLGRAVPTDVSVVGFDDSAFMTCTDPPLTTVRQPIETMGQAAVDLLVTQIEGAGVLHDELLFEPELVVRGSTAPAPGR from the coding sequence GTGACGAAGCGGTTGACCGAAGTTGCCAAGAAGGCGGGCGTCAGCGAGGCCACCGTCAGCCGGGTGCTCAACGGCCGGGACGGGGTCTCCGAGGCGACCCGGACGGCGGTGCTGACCGCGCTCGACGTGCTCGGCTACGAGCGGCCGACCAAGCTGCGCGGTGAGCGTGCCCGGCTGGTCGGGCTGGTGCTGCCGGAGCTGCAGAACCCGATCTTCCCGGCGCTCGCCGAGGTGGTCACCGGCTCCCTCGCCCAGCGGGGGTTCACCCCGGCGCTCTGCGCCCGGACCATCGGTGGCGTCTCGGAGATGGACTACGTGGAGATGCTCCTCGACCACCAGGTCTCCGGGGTGATCTTCGCCGGCGGCTCGTACGCGCTCGCCGACGCCCGGCACGACCACTACCGCCGGCTGACCGACCGGGGCCTGCCGGTGGTGCTGGTCAACGCGGGTGTGGACGAGTTGGGCTTCCCCCGGGTCTCCACCGACGACGCGGTGGCGGTCGAGCAGGCGTACGGGCACCTGCGCTCACTCGGGCACGACCGGATCGGGATGGTGCTCGGCCCGGAGGGGCACGTGCCGTCCAGACGCAAGCTGAACGCGATGATCCAGGCGGCGGGCTGGGCCGACGACAGCGAGTTCGTCGAGCGTTCGAGCTTCTCGATGGAAGGGGCACGGGTCGCCGCGACCAAGCTGGTCGAGCGGGGCGTGACCGGCATCATCTGCGCCAGTGACGTGCTGGCCCTGGGCACGATCCGGGCCGCCCGGCGGCTGGGCCGTGCGGTGCCGACCGACGTGTCGGTCGTGGGCTTCGACGACTCCGCGTTCATGACCTGCACCGACCCGCCGTTGACCACCGTGCGGCAGCCGATCGAGACGATGGGGCAGGCCGCGGTGGACCTGCTGGTCACCCAGATCGAGGGGGCCGGCGTGCTGCACGACGAGTTGCTGTTCGAGCCCGAACTGGTGGTACGCGGCTCCACCGCGCCCGCCCCCGGCCGCTGA